The genomic window CGAAAATAAGCTTTTTAGGTTTTCTGCCGCGACGCAATGCGACACACACTTTTGCTCTCTCTTGCTGCCTTATGTATCCCTTATGTTTGTTAAGACAATTATAAGCCAGACAAAGGTTTAGGGTTTTGCGTCAGTTTATGGGTCAAATTCTCAGGGAAATCTCCCCGCTAAAACCATAAAACGCAAAACCTTACAGTGCAAGAACCCCCTTTTATCGTCAGCATCCTGTGCATCCATAATCAATTAAATCATCAGCGTAATCTGCGTGAACCCCAAACCCTGCTTCGCTCTAAACTCCAACTCAAAATCATCCTTTAAGCTTCCTTATAGTCCCCCGATTCTTTTTCGGGTTGTTGTGGAGGAGAAGTCAAGTAAATATTGGGCTGGAAGCAAGAGCGCGGAGAGAGTTTTTACAGGTCAATCACCTCCGTGCCGGGCATCAGTTTTTGGACGCGGGCGGCGATGAGGCTGCGGTGACAGGTGTTCGCCTTTGCTTCAGAGCAGAGCAGGCAGATGGGTTGCGGGGCTTGAGGGATGATTTTTTTGAGGATTTCATCCGCGCCGCGGGATTCCATGATGGCTTCAAAGCGGATTTTGAATCCTTCCCAATCCACGCGTTTTTTGTGGTAATCATCCATCAATTCATGGTCTGGAGCCAGTTCCGGATAGTGGAAATAGGGGATGTTCAGAAGGCGTTTCAGAAAATATTTGAGGTCATCTTCTTTGGTGAAACCTGCCAATTGGCCCCGGTTGCTGAGGCGCAGATCGAAAATGCTTTTCACCCCCGCGTTTTCCAGCAATTCAAAAAAAGTTTCGGCGCTTTTGCCGCTGAATCCGATGGTGTAGAGCTTCATGGCTCCTCCCTTTTGGCTGTGGTTATGGATTTCTGGGGCGAGGCGGTTTTTTAGCTGAGGATGAAGGAGTTACCGCCCGTTTTGCACAAATATCCTTTCAGCTCCAGGTTTAAAAGAGCGGTGGAAAGCTTGCCGAAGCTGAATTTTGAGATTAAGAGCAGTTCATCGAAGCTGATTTCCCGCTGTTGGTCTTGGAAAATCTGGTGGATTTGCTGTTCACCGGGGCTCATTTCCGGGAGGATTTCCATCTGCTCACCAGGCTCATAATCCAGTCCCAGAGCGCAAATAAGGTCTTCCGCTTCGGTCACGCAGAGGGCGCCATTTTTGATGAGATAATTCGGACCCTGCGCGTTGTAATGGTTAATCTGGCCTGGCAGCGCCATCAGGTCGCGATTTTGGTCGATGGCGTGTTTCGCGGTAATCATGGCTCCGCTTTTGAAGCTGCCTTCCACGATGAAAACCGCCGTGGAAAGCGCTGAAATGATGCGGTTTCGCGCCACGAAGTTCCAGCGTTCTATGGAGGTGCCGGGTTCATATTCGGAAATGAGGGCGCCATTGGCGATGATGGTTTCCGCAAGCTCTTGATTT from Candidatus Cloacimonadota bacterium includes these protein-coding regions:
- a CDS encoding DUF488 domain-containing protein — its product is MKLYTIGFSGKSAETFFELLENAGVKSIFDLRLSNRGQLAGFTKEDDLKYFLKRLLNIPYFHYPELAPDHELMDDYHKKRVDWEGFKIRFEAIMESRGADEILKKIIPQAPQPICLLCSEAKANTCHRSLIAARVQKLMPGTEVIDL